The nucleotide sequence TTCCCCTCAACTAAGGCAATGAAGTCATCCCGTTTTTCATAAATTGCTACCAACTCCAGTATCTTCGGAAACAAGTCTCCGTCAGAGTGTTTTTCTAAAAATTCAATAGCCCACTCAAGGGAGTTTTTTTGCAAAGTCATTCAGGGACTACTCTTGCACATAACGGCAGTAAGTTTAGTCACTGCCAAATAACTTGGACACACACAAAACATACTAGTTGCAGTCGGCTACAACACATTTTTTATACAGACGGCCCGATTCCTCCAAGCTCTTTCGCTGTCATTTAGAACATCTCTCGATTATCCTAACGAAATATCTTGAATCGCCGTCTGTGGAACTAGTGCTTCTACAGCAAAACGCCAGATAACTCACCATATAGCCTGTTTATCATATATTTTGCCTAAAAATACCCCAATCTTAGTAATTATTTAGTATTTGCGAGATAGTCATCTATACGGATTATTTACATTGCAGGAAATAAACTTTTCACCATTAAAAGCCAATAAACTCTTGCTCCAGGCCAGTGGTGCTGTGGAAAACAAGCAATATTTTTGTGGCAGAGGGAAGTCCAATGTTTATGGCGCGAGTCTGGACTTAGTTGTATCCAGGCCCAGGAAAAAAGTGACTGCCCGTGGTGAATGTGCTTGGTTAGAATGGGTCAAAGAATACAGAACGTTCACATCCGACAAAGCGAGGTAAACCTGTGGACTTTGACTATGACCTGTTTGTGATTGGGGCGGGTTCGGGTGGGTTAGCTGCCTCAAAACGGGCCGCGTCCTATGGAGCAAGAGTGGCCATTGCGGAAGGGGAAGATGTGGGGGGAACCTGTGTTGTCCGGGGATGTGTCCCGAAAAAACTCTTAGTCTATGGCTCCAAGTTTTCCCATCTCTATGAGGATGCCGTGGGCTATGGCTGGAAAGCGGTTAAGTCGAAGTTTAACTGGCCAACCCTAATCTCCAATGTCCAAAAGGAAGTTCACCGTCTTAGTCAACTCCACACGGACTTACTCGCCAAAGCTAATGTTGAACTGATTTCCCAACAGGCAACGTTCATCGACCCTCATACAGTGCAAGTCGGAGATAGGCAAATTCGGGCTGCGAAAATCCTGATTGCCGTGGGTGGGGAAGCAATTAAACCAGATTTACCAGGCCTGGAGTTGAGTATTACCTCACGGGAGATGTTCTTGCTGCCCAAACAACCAAAAACCTTGGCAGTGCTGGGGGCGGGGTATATCAGTGTCGAGTTCAGCGGCATCATGCAGGGCCTGGGGACACAGGTAACTCATTTAATTCGGGGCGAGCGGCCGTTACGGGGCTTTGATCGGGATATTCAGGACGGGGTGTATGAGGGCATGCTCAACCATGGGATCAAGGTGATTCCCGACATTGAACTCCTGGAACTGAAAAAAACGAAAAAAGGGATCAAGGTCGTTTATACCCAGGCCGGGGAAATCCAAAAATTCACGGTGGATGCGGTGCTTTGTGCCATTGGTCGCGCGCCGAATTTGCAGGGCCTCGGCCTGGAGCAAGCCGGGGTGAACTTGAATACCAGCGGTCGGTTTCCGGCCATTGCGGTCGATGAATGGAGTCGCACCAGCCAGCCCCATATTTTCGCCGTGGGAGATTGCACGGATCGAGTCAATTTAACCCCAGTCGCCATTGCGGAAGGCCGAGCCTTTGCCGATACAGAATTTGGCCAGCAACCGCGGACTATTAGCCATGAAAACATTGCCTCGGCTGTTTTTTCCCAACCGGAAGCCGCCAGTGTCGGACTCTCCCAGGCCCAGGCCGAAGATCGTTACGGTGCAGACAACATTAAAACTTATCGAGCTAAATTCCGGGCAATGTATCACAGCTTTACGGGTAAAGCAGAAAAAGTAATGGTCAAGTTAATTTTAGAAGCTGCCACCGAGAAAATCCTGGGGGTACACATGGTTGGCGATCACGCCGCCGAGATTATCCAAGGGATGGCGATTGCGGTCAAAATGGGCGCGACGAAAAAAGACTTCGATGCCACCATTGGGATTCACCCCTCCACCGCTGAGGAATTTGTCACCCTCCGTTAAGGTTTTCTCACTCTCAATCAAGCGTTCTATGGCTAATTTTCGCGACCTCCTCAGCTATTACCGCGGCTACAAGTGGGTGGCGATTTTTAGCATTGCCGCGACCAGTGGCTTTGAGTTGCTAGATCTCCTGATTCCCTATGCCATTGGGCAAATCCTGAATGTCCTTTCCCAGCAACCCCTTGACCTGCCGATCCAGGCCCTGATCCAGACCATCTCCGGGATCACAGGTTGGCCGGTGAATCAATCTCTGGCCTTGGGGGTCTTAGTCGGGATGATTTTTATCGCCACCATTGCCCGCGCCCCGATTCAGCCTTGGTTAGGGGTGTGGTATCACTGGTGGATTTCGTTACGAGTCCGCCGCGATGCCTCCTACCAGGCCCTGGTGAAAATTCTCAGTTTGCCCCTGGAGTTTTATGACGAACATAATCCCGGCCGAATTGCTGCCAGGGTAGCGAAGGGCCTCTCTAATCACACCTGGACCTATCCAGAAGTGGCGGGGCAGTTAATTCCCAAATTCGTTCGGGTCTTGGGGATTGTCCTCGGCCTGGCCTGGTTGGAATGGCCGGTAGCTCTGGGAATTTTTCTTTCTTTTGTCTTTGTGTTAGCTTTCACAGTCCGCACCCTCCACTATCTGATGGGGCGAGAGGCCGTTTTAGATGCCTACACCGAAAACACCGAAAGTCGCACTTCAGAAATTATTACCAACATCAAAACCGTTAAAGCCTTTGCCACCGAAAATCGTGAACTCCAGCGCCAGGCCAGACGCTTAGACCGAGAACAAACCCTCGTCATTGAACGCATCCATCGGGGCTATGTTTGGCTCATTACCTGGCAGTCCTCGGTAATTCAGTTTTGTTTATTTACGGTGTTGGGCTTTTCCCTGGTCAATACCATCGGCGGCCGGATTTCCCTGGGGCATTTCATCACGATTTATACCCTGGCCAGTATGGCCTATGCCGAACTCAGCCCAATGAGTAACTTGATGGAAGTGTTTGCCCGGCGGTATGCCTCCATGTTGCGGTTCCATGAATTGATGGAGTTACCCAGTGGTGCCGATGCCAGTGATCCCCAGGCCCCGAATTTCATCACCCCTCTGAAATTCACCGGCAAAGTCCATTTTGCTGCCGTTAGTTTTGGCTATGACCCGCAGCGTCCCGTCCTCAACGCGATTGATTTGATCATTCCCGCCTGTAGTACGGTGGCTTTGGTGGGCCGGTCGGGTTCGGGCAAATCAACCCTGATTAAACTCCTGTTTCGCTACTTTGAACCTCAATCGGGGCGGATTTTAATCGATGGCCAAGACATTCGTGACTTAGAAGTCAGGGCCTATCGGCAACGGCTAGGCATTGTCCATCAAGAAGTCGATGTCTTTAATGGCACGATTTTAGAAAACCTCACCTATGCCAACCCCAATGCCAGTCCCGAGGCCGTTGCGGCGGCTTGCGAGATCGCCCAAGTGGATGCCTTTATTGATCACCTACCCCATGGCTACGGCACGATGGTCGGGGAACGGGGGGTGAGACTGTCTGGGGGCCAACGGCAACGGTTAGGCATTGCCCGCGCCTTGTTAGCGGATCCCGATGTTTTAGTCTTTGATGAGGCCACCTCGAGTTTGGACTATGAATCGGAACAAGAAATTCAACGGGCCTTACACCGGATTGCCGGAACACGGACGATGTTGATTATTGCCCACCGCTTAAGTACTGTCCGCGATGCGGATCAAATTATTGTCTTGGATCAAGGCAGGATTCAGGAGGTCGGCTCCCATGATGAATTATTGATCAGGGATGGAATTTATGCCCACCTCTATCGCATCCAGGCCGGTCGTCCCGATACCCTCCATCTTCTCTAAGGCGTAGTGCTGGCAACATTAAGCCCCAGTCCGGCCCTGAACTGCATGAATCGTCCCTGTAATTCGGTAAAACTGAAGGGCGGCCCCAAAACTTGCACGGGGCCTGTAATGTTGGGGATGGTGGGATCGTCAAGGCAGATGGGCCAAGTGAGTTGAATAACCGGTGCTGAATTGGGTGGAGAGCAAACGAATTAAGGGCCATTGGCTGGCCTGGGGCCTGGGCTTAGGTCTGGGTTTATCTATAATTTTGGGTTGGGTTGGCTCCGCCGGATGGGCCACAGGCACCAAAGCCCCCCCGTCCACCCCGCAACTGCAGCAATGGCGAGAAACCATCAAACAGTACCAAGTCGGCGTGAGTCAAAAAAAGGAAGAACTAGAACGGATTGAAACCGCCGCCCGCCAACGCCTCCAGGCCCTGCAAACCAGCATCCAGTTAACCGATGACCAAATCGCCACAGCCGAAGCCAACATTGCCACAGCCGTTGCCCAACTCCAGGATTTGGAAACCCAGCAAAAACAGACAGCTGCTAAGTACCAAGCCCAATTTGACATGACAGCCGTGCGCCTGCGCTTTTTACAACAACAACGCAGCCAAAATACCTGGGCTTTTCTCCTCGACAGTGGCAGCTTGAATCAATTTCTGACCCGGAGGCAGCGCTTAAAGCAGCTCTACCAGGCCGACCAACGCCAACTGATTACCCTCAAGGCCGAGCAAGAGCAAATTCAACGGCAACAACAACTGATTACCACCAAACAACAGCAGATTGCCTACCTAAAACGTCAATTGGAAGTCCAAAAAACCACCCTCACCACCCAGGCCAAGAGCCAAGATCAGATGGTGAATAAACTCAGCCAAGATCGACAAATCCTCGAAAACGCTGAAGCCCAACTCGATCAAGATGCTCAAACCCTGACCCTGCTGATCCAACAACGCCTCGGCTACGTGACCCCCCAACCTGGCCCGATTACTGGCACTGGGCGATTAAGTTATCCAATTCGGGCCCCGATTACAAGCACCTTTGGCTGGCGGATTCATCCAATTTTAGGCACCCAACGCTTTCACAATGGCCTGGACTTTGGCGCGCCCACCGGAACACCCATTCAAGCAGCAGAACGGGGACGGGTGATTTATGCCGGCTGGTATGGAGGTTATGGAAACGCGGTGATTGTGGATCATGGCAATGGCGCAACGACTCTCTATGCCCATGCGAGTCGCCTAGTGGTTGCAGAAGGGGATGTGGTGCAGCGGGGACAGGTGGTGGCCTTGGTGGGTTCCACGGGTTTGTCCACAGGCCCCCATTTACACTTTGAAGTGCGAATTAATGGTGAACCCCAGGATCCAAGTTATTACCTCTGAACCGGACAGTGATCCTAAACTCCATGTCTAAGGCTATGGTCTGTGGTGTAACATCATTAAGGCTGGGGTGGTTTTTACCGATGGCCGCACTGATCTGGCGTATTTAGGGTTTTTTAGGCTTGAAATGAATTGATGGAGACACAGAACCCCACTACGGCTTTGCCCCCACCCCTGGAATCCAGTCCCGTACCCCTACTGGCAAAATTACCTAATCCCCCCGGCCTGGAAACCTGTCCGCGCCGGGCCCGTTGGCAGTTGGACTTAATGCTAATGGCCCTTGAGTCGTTGGATTTAACGGCGGCAGAAACAATGCTGCAAATTGTTAAAGACTTAAACCTAACCGTCATGATTCCCAACCGGGTTGTGTTTTGGTTGTTGCGCTCGACCAATCCATTTCGGAACTTAGCCCAACGGCTGCCCATGCCCTTGGATGAAGGTAAGGTTCTGGCTATGATTGTTTGTGATTTAGCCCGCCGCCAAACTGCAAATCTGCGTCACCTTGTCTTTGTGATTCCCCAAATTAAACAACAAAACCTAGGTTATACGGACTATGCTCCCTTGGCTGAATATTTAGATCGGTTTCGCCGGAACTTTCGCAAACGGATGAACTTAAATCGCTCCAGTTTGTTGATCTATCGGGATACCGCCAAGTTGGATGAATTAGCCATCAAACTCTTGCCCCAGTTGTTGTTTTGTACGGGAACGGCTGGCCTGGAGCGGTTATGGTTTAGTTTGTTTGACGGGGAAATTGAGGCCTAGGAACTCGATTATGCTCAATCAACGCCACTATAGTTTGCCCAATTGTGTCATTACCCTGGAGGGGATGAGTAGCCAGGCCGGGAATAGTGTTCTGCTGGATTTGGTGACCTCTTGTCAAATTCAAATTATCGGGGAGTCGGAACCCCTCAGAGGCGGTCGGGAATTTTTAGAAGCCTTGCTCGCCGCGATCAATCCCGTGATTCAGACTTGGCTGAGTGGGGTTAAGCCCTTAAAACATTGGTTTCAGTTGCCGGATCAAAATCAAGTCACCAAAATCCATGTCCAGGCCCAAACCCCCGATGCCGACTCATTCTTAATTTTGATCCCCAAGCAACTCCTGGTTCCCACCATCACCGATACCACTACTCCGGATACCCCAGCCCCGGAGACTCAGGACTTTCTAGAGCTCAAACTGTCCACGGTGCAAATGTTTGATTTGGTAGAAGCGTTGGATCAACTCTGTCAGGACGAATTGACCTTGCCCAGCTTGCAGTTAGAACTTGCCTCTCTTCCCCGCCGGGATGTGGCCCCCACCATCACCCTAGCCGCACAAGCCACCCCCATTGGCCTGGGAGCCATTAGTTTAGCCATGGCTGCCACGATCTTCTTTTTTGTCCCTGTTCCCACTCCCCGCCAAGAATCCCCAATCAAACCGGCAACCTCTCCTGCTCCCACCGCTCCCCCTAGTCCCTAATTGATGCTCTTGAGTAAATTTTCCCCATCTCCGGCGTTCTCCCATCCCCTGAAAATTTGCCTGGGCTTTTCCCAAGGAACGATTCCTAGCCCAACTGAAGTCCAGCAAGTCCAGGCCCTATTCGAGCAAGGTACGTTTTGGGCCCAAGGGCGAGATTTGGCTGGACTGACCCAGGCGATTTTAGCCAGTGATGTTGTGGTAACGGCCTGGAATGGGGCAAAATTGATTGGCATGGCTCGGGCTCTGTCGGATCGGGTTTATCGAGCCACTGTTTGGGATGTCGTGGTCTTACCGCAGTATCGAGGGCAAGGATTAGGGAAACAACTGGTACAAACCCTTTTGGAAACGCCAGAATTAAAGAGGGTCGAACGGATTTATTTAATGACGACCCATCACCAGGCCTTTTATGAACGCTTTGGCTTTCAAACCAATTCCACAACCACAATGGTTCTGATTCAATCCACTAAATTATCCCATTGACGATCAGGCCCGTAGCTCTCTCTCAGCTAAAACTCAGATTAATGCTTTAAGCTGGCTCCTGAGTGTTACTTTAAACCCATGCTCCTACTCTTAAATGAGTAGACAAGTGTGAGTCAGGAGAAATTTATCTGGCAATACTGGTAACGGTTGATGATGAACAATAGATACTCATTTATTGGGGGGCAGCAGGGGCAGTGGAATGTTAGAAAAATCCGGGAAATTTCAGGTACAGGTTTGGCGGCAGTAGCCCGTATCCAGATTGCCAATGAGAGTGTTCGAGAATTACCCTCAGAGAGTGCTTGGATGCTCCAGAGTTTTGTCAGTAATATTCGCTATGCCAATCGTCAAGAATTAACCATGTTGCGAGCCATTCAGCCCCCTCTGAATCGGGTTGATGCCGTCTTTGCCGTGTTAATTCCCATTAAAAAGTCTGCCCAATGGTGGGGGATGGCCCAAGATGAGCGGCGGGCAATTTTTGAGGAGGTATCCCATCATACAGCCGTGGGTTTAGAGTATTTGCCAGGAGTGGCCCGACAACTACATCATTGTCGAGATTTAGGTGAACCCTTTGATTTTTTAACCTGGTTTGAATTTGCCCCGGAATACACCCAATCCTTTGAACAATTATTAGCCCGGATGCGCGCCACCAAGGAATGGGACTATGTAGAGCGGGAAGTTGAGGTACATTTGGAACGAAATAATATGGACTAGACTAGGTAGAAGCCATGCTACTGTGATTTAAAACTTTCCCAATGCCCATCTCATCTGAGCTTAAGCAAGTCATTCATTCGTTAGAGATTCCCAAAATTCACCGTCATCTATTTTTGTGTGCGGATCAGACCAAACCCCTCTGTTGCGACAAAGGCATTGGTTTACAGGCCTGGGATTATCTGAAAAAGCGATTAAAAGAATTAGGCCTGGATCAACCCTCAGAGCAACGGGATAACTGCATTTTTCGGACTAAAGCTAACTGTTTGCGGATTTGCCAGCGGGGGCCCATTCTCTTGGTGTATCCCGATGGGGTTTGGTATCACTCAGCAACTCCGGAGGTAATCGAAAGAATCATTCAGGAGCATCTTCTCGCTGGGGAGATTGTCCATGAGTATCTATTAACCATTCATCGGTTATGAGGCGTTATTCACCATGCCGTTTTTGATGCCATTTCCACGCGTGGGCGATAATATCTTCCAGGCCTGGGTATTTGGGATTCCAGCCTAACAATTTCCGGGCTTTTTCGGCACTACCCACCAACATTGGCGGATCTCCCTCGCGACGATCACAATGAATGGCTTTAATGGATTTACCTGTAACTTTTTCAGCCGTTTCAATCACTTCTTTGACCGAAAATCCGTTGCCATTGCCCAAATTAAAAACTTGACTTTCGTTATGCTCTAGCAGATATTCCAACCCTAAGACATGGGCTTCGGCTAAGTCATTGACATGAATATAGTCGCGAATACAAGTACCATCGGGCGTGTCGTAATCTGTGCCAAAGACCGAAATAGCCGTTCGTTTTCCTAAGGCCGTTTGCAGAACTAAGGGAATCAAATGGGTTTCTGGGTTATGATCTTCCCCTAATTCACCACTGGGGTCCGCTCCGGCAGCATTGAAGTAGCGAAAAATAATCGATTTTAACCCATAGGCCTGGTCAAAGTCCGCTAACATCTGTTCGACCATGAGCTTACTTTTGCCATAGGGATTGATCGGGGCCTGGGGGTGGGTTTCGGGAATGGGCAGTAGTTGGGGAACTCCATAGGTGGCACAAGTTGAAGAAAAGACCAAACGCTTTACCTCAGCTTTAACCATAGCTTCCAAAAGTGTTAGGGTTCCAGCCACATTATTCCGATAGTACTTAGCTGGATCCGTTACTGATTCTCCTACATAGGCATAGGCGGCAAAGTGAATCACAGCATCAATAGAATAATTAGCAAATATCTGATCTAGAAACGTTCTATCGTTACAATCACCAATAATAAGTTTGGTTTTAAGAACTTGATCGACTAAGTTTTGATGTCCGTAAACAAGATTATCAAGAATAATTACTGTATATTTATTTTTTATCAAAAAATTAACAGTATGGGAACCAATATAACCTGCACCGCCGGAAACTAATATCGTTAATTTATCTTTCATAAATTAGTCCATCGACTTTTCTTGTTTAACTCTAAGATTTTCACATCGACCAGAAATCTAAACCAAAATGCCTGCAAAACAGAGTGGATCAAGCCTATCCTACCATCCAGGAAGCCAAGCTTTATAAAATAACTATATACAAAAAATAAAAAAGGTCGAAGTAATAAAGGTAAGCGATACCATACTTTATTTTTCAGCCATCTTTTCTGCATTCTAGAATCTCCCCAAAGTTTAGCCTGGAGGGTAGAATCATTTGACTGATGTTTAGTACGGTTAAATATTTCTCGAGCTTCTAAGCTAGACCAACGATTGTGAGTTGCCGTCCAACGCTCTAAAGAAGTCAGTTGTAAATCTAGCAACCAACCAGATAAGTGCTTGATTGAGCCATTAACAATAAAGTGTTGATCGTAAAGCCGATTCTCACATTTACCTTTTCCAGCTTTAAATAACCTTAAATGCCAGTTTGGATGTAGATGGCCATATCTAATCGGCTGCCCTAAAAAGTGTGGCAATCTTCGGAATAAATAGCCGTCAAAGTCCTGAGATTTATCGCTAAATTCTTTTTGAATGCTGATCACTAATTGTTC is from Synechococcus sp. PCC 6312 and encodes:
- a CDS encoding ferredoxin produces the protein MPISSELKQVIHSLEIPKIHRHLFLCADQTKPLCCDKGIGLQAWDYLKKRLKELGLDQPSEQRDNCIFRTKANCLRICQRGPILLVYPDGVWYHSATPEVIERIIQEHLLAGEIVHEYLLTIHRL
- a CDS encoding DUF3038 domain-containing protein, which translates into the protein METQNPTTALPPPLESSPVPLLAKLPNPPGLETCPRRARWQLDLMLMALESLDLTAAETMLQIVKDLNLTVMIPNRVVFWLLRSTNPFRNLAQRLPMPLDEGKVLAMIVCDLARRQTANLRHLVFVIPQIKQQNLGYTDYAPLAEYLDRFRRNFRKRMNLNRSSLLIYRDTAKLDELAIKLLPQLLFCTGTAGLERLWFSLFDGEIEA
- the gor gene encoding glutathione-disulfide reductase, which translates into the protein MDFDYDLFVIGAGSGGLAASKRAASYGARVAIAEGEDVGGTCVVRGCVPKKLLVYGSKFSHLYEDAVGYGWKAVKSKFNWPTLISNVQKEVHRLSQLHTDLLAKANVELISQQATFIDPHTVQVGDRQIRAAKILIAVGGEAIKPDLPGLELSITSREMFLLPKQPKTLAVLGAGYISVEFSGIMQGLGTQVTHLIRGERPLRGFDRDIQDGVYEGMLNHGIKVIPDIELLELKKTKKGIKVVYTQAGEIQKFTVDAVLCAIGRAPNLQGLGLEQAGVNLNTSGRFPAIAVDEWSRTSQPHIFAVGDCTDRVNLTPVAIAEGRAFADTEFGQQPRTISHENIASAVFSQPEAASVGLSQAQAEDRYGADNIKTYRAKFRAMYHSFTGKAEKVMVKLILEAATEKILGVHMVGDHAAEIIQGMAIAVKMGATKKDFDATIGIHPSTAEEFVTLR
- a CDS encoding DUF4335 domain-containing protein; the protein is MLNQRHYSLPNCVITLEGMSSQAGNSVLLDLVTSCQIQIIGESEPLRGGREFLEALLAAINPVIQTWLSGVKPLKHWFQLPDQNQVTKIHVQAQTPDADSFLILIPKQLLVPTITDTTTPDTPAPETQDFLELKLSTVQMFDLVEALDQLCQDELTLPSLQLELASLPRRDVAPTITLAAQATPIGLGAISLAMAATIFFFVPVPTPRQESPIKPATSPAPTAPPSP
- a CDS encoding ABC transporter ATP-binding protein, with translation MANFRDLLSYYRGYKWVAIFSIAATSGFELLDLLIPYAIGQILNVLSQQPLDLPIQALIQTISGITGWPVNQSLALGVLVGMIFIATIARAPIQPWLGVWYHWWISLRVRRDASYQALVKILSLPLEFYDEHNPGRIAARVAKGLSNHTWTYPEVAGQLIPKFVRVLGIVLGLAWLEWPVALGIFLSFVFVLAFTVRTLHYLMGREAVLDAYTENTESRTSEIITNIKTVKAFATENRELQRQARRLDREQTLVIERIHRGYVWLITWQSSVIQFCLFTVLGFSLVNTIGGRISLGHFITIYTLASMAYAELSPMSNLMEVFARRYASMLRFHELMELPSGADASDPQAPNFITPLKFTGKVHFAAVSFGYDPQRPVLNAIDLIIPACSTVALVGRSGSGKSTLIKLLFRYFEPQSGRILIDGQDIRDLEVRAYRQRLGIVHQEVDVFNGTILENLTYANPNASPEAVAAACEIAQVDAFIDHLPHGYGTMVGERGVRLSGGQRQRLGIARALLADPDVLVFDEATSSLDYESEQEIQRALHRIAGTRTMLIIAHRLSTVRDADQIIVLDQGRIQEVGSHDELLIRDGIYAHLYRIQAGRPDTLHLL
- a CDS encoding murein hydrolase activator EnvC; translation: MLNWVESKRIKGHWLAWGLGLGLGLSIILGWVGSAGWATGTKAPPSTPQLQQWRETIKQYQVGVSQKKEELERIETAARQRLQALQTSIQLTDDQIATAEANIATAVAQLQDLETQQKQTAAKYQAQFDMTAVRLRFLQQQRSQNTWAFLLDSGSLNQFLTRRQRLKQLYQADQRQLITLKAEQEQIQRQQQLITTKQQQIAYLKRQLEVQKTTLTTQAKSQDQMVNKLSQDRQILENAEAQLDQDAQTLTLLIQQRLGYVTPQPGPITGTGRLSYPIRAPITSTFGWRIHPILGTQRFHNGLDFGAPTGTPIQAAERGRVIYAGWYGGYGNAVIVDHGNGATTLYAHASRLVVAEGDVVQRGQVVALVGSTGLSTGPHLHFEVRINGEPQDPSYYL
- the galE gene encoding UDP-glucose 4-epimerase GalE, which encodes MKDKLTILVSGGAGYIGSHTVNFLIKNKYTVIILDNLVYGHQNLVDQVLKTKLIIGDCNDRTFLDQIFANYSIDAVIHFAAYAYVGESVTDPAKYYRNNVAGTLTLLEAMVKAEVKRLVFSSTCATYGVPQLLPIPETHPQAPINPYGKSKLMVEQMLADFDQAYGLKSIIFRYFNAAGADPSGELGEDHNPETHLIPLVLQTALGKRTAISVFGTDYDTPDGTCIRDYIHVNDLAEAHVLGLEYLLEHNESQVFNLGNGNGFSVKEVIETAEKVTGKSIKAIHCDRREGDPPMLVGSAEKARKLLGWNPKYPGLEDIIAHAWKWHQKRHGE
- a CDS encoding GNAT family N-acetyltransferase, which codes for MLLSKFSPSPAFSHPLKICLGFSQGTIPSPTEVQQVQALFEQGTFWAQGRDLAGLTQAILASDVVVTAWNGAKLIGMARALSDRVYRATVWDVVVLPQYRGQGLGKQLVQTLLETPELKRVERIYLMTTHHQAFYERFGFQTNSTTTMVLIQSTKLSH
- a CDS encoding glycosyltransferase family 2 protein, which translates into the protein MNNKEMTQLHLKVIILTFNSEDSIAQVLDSCLQISSDFLIVDSFSTDKTLDIAQAYNCQIVQHEFENYAQQRNWAQSYANLEDNQWVLHLDSDEIISEQLVISIQKEFSDKSQDFDGYLFRRLPHFLGQPIRYGHLHPNWHLRLFKAGKGKCENRLYDQHFIVNGSIKHLSGWLLDLQLTSLERWTATHNRWSSLEAREIFNRTKHQSNDSTLQAKLWGDSRMQKRWLKNKVWYRLPLLLRPFLFFVYSYFIKLGFLDGRIGLIHSVLQAFWFRFLVDVKILELNKKSRWTNL
- a CDS encoding chlorite dismutase family protein; protein product: MMNNRYSFIGGQQGQWNVRKIREISGTGLAAVARIQIANESVRELPSESAWMLQSFVSNIRYANRQELTMLRAIQPPLNRVDAVFAVLIPIKKSAQWWGMAQDERRAIFEEVSHHTAVGLEYLPGVARQLHHCRDLGEPFDFLTWFEFAPEYTQSFEQLLARMRATKEWDYVEREVEVHLERNNMD